The sequence TCCAGCAGAATTACAATGTCAGATATTGAAGCAAATGTCAATAGGGGCTTCAAGAGTAACTAGATATCATTACTAGGATTATTTTAAGAGAAACCAGGGTTGGTTAATATTGAAGATATTTATGATAtactttgtgtttgtgtgtgccatattctttttcattttttccttgaaATCTCTTCCCTAGTCTTTTTCACTCCTGCACACACATCACCAGCAAAAAGTAAATggttttcaacaaaaatttaacctttccatgttttattcatgctcacataattatttttattttgtcttataaTAGTATTATACATAATTTCATGCTTATTTCTTTGTTGCTCAACAGTACTTgtaataagtatttttaaaattgtgaagtATGTCCATTGTGGATTTCAGTTATTAGTTAAAAAGATTCTGCCATTCCtacaatgcagaaaaaaaatctcatttgctAACATGAAAGTGAATATTAAATAaatcttcctttatttttgtactaaaactttatttacattttatttttataaacagtATTGAGTATATATACCCAATTTTATTTTCTAGCAGATGTGGCAAATTAGAGTGTTAAACCTATTTATTTCATAATCTGCTCTTTTCCCGTATGTTTCTAATTACTTGTTTATCTTTGTTATTTGATAAGATCTCTGAGGTTATGGACCATATTTTAATCAGCCTTATATTCCTAAAATTTTGTACAGTGCTGAAATATAATAAATCCTAATGcctatttgttgaaagaataaacaacTTATAGGGAGATTTCATAAAGTCACTAGTTGCCATTACATTTACAGGTAAATTTGTCCTGACGTCTAAAATAAGGATACACAGAAGAACGTATGGAACAATGTGACTGAGTTTGTCCTTTTGGGGCTCACTCAGAGTCTCCAGGGTCAGAAGGTTTTATTTGTTGTGTTCTTGCTCATCTACATTGTGACAATGGTGGGCAACCTCCTCATTATCGTGACTGTAGGGGTCAGCCCAACACTGGATGCTTCtatgtacttctttcttggctACTTATCATTTATGGATGCTGTTTATTCTACTACAGTTACCCCAAATATGATTATAGACTTACTCTATGAGAAGAAAACCATCTCTTTCCAAGATTGCCTGACCCAGCTTTTTGCAGAACACTTATTTGGTGGTTCTGAGATTTTActtctggtggtcatggcctatGATCACCACGTGACTATCTGCAAACCCCTGCATTATATGATGATCATGAACCAAAGGGTGCGTGTTTTGCTGCTGCTGGTGACCTGGGTCGgaggttttgtgcatggtataGCTCACCTTCTCTTTGTTTACAATCTTCCCTTCTGTGGTCGCAATGTTATTGACTACTTTTGCTGTGACATGTATCCATTATTAAAGCTTGCCTGCACTGACACCTATGTCATTGGTCTCACTGTGATTGTCAATGATGGGGTAATATGTGTGGTCATCTTTATGCTGTTACTCATCTCCTACGGAGTCATTATGCACTCCCTGAAGAATCTTAGTCAGAAAGGGAGGCACAAAGCTTTACCCACCTGTGGCTCCCACATCACTGTGGTGGTCCTCTTCTTTGTCCcttgtatttttctgtatgtgaAACTTCCTTCCACCTTACCCATTGATAAATTCTTGACGGTGTTTTGCACTGTTTTCACACCTATGTTTAATCCCTTAATCTATACTTTGAGAAATTCAGAGATGAAAAATGCCATGAAGAAGCTttggacaagaaaaagaaaatgaggcaataggcAAATGCATCACCTACTTTGAATAAAGGTTTTCCCTTGcaggaaaacaaaagataaaactgaaatccactgccatccagtcaattccagggAAGCTGTGTGTAATTATTTAATTGTAGTAAATATTTCCTCAAGTCATCATGATTGTGCATGATGGAAAACATTTATTAGGATACCTCCAATGattaattttgttgaaaataaatttttgagaTTTTTATTTCCTGAGAAAATATACATACTTTTTTATGTAGAATAGTTCTGTTGAGTCTATGGATTTACATTCTGTGTGATGACTTATGCTACATCTAATGCCAGAAAGCTATTTTAGTTGATGGAAGGTTCTCTCATGTCTTTTAAATAAATCTAATCCTTTTTTCACAATTAGTAGTGCTCATTGTCAATTTCAGAATAATACATTTTGAAATATAACATAAAAATTGTTCCTTCCATCCCAAACAGAGATAGAATATATTACTTagaaatttatgtatttatttttaaatatgttttaaatatagtgctcccctgtcactcaggtcaactctttagatctgtgtttgatggtcagagttcgtagattgtcatgaatgtgatcgattcacttgtttttccgaatctttgttgcaagagggatccgaggtatctTCTACCTACTcatccatcttggccccgcctcccacctCATAGTATTTTTGAGgaatgcttggtggattcaaactgccaatcttttggttagcagccatagctcttaactgttatgccacagcagcactaggtaattaagacacaCAACAAGTATTAAATGTTTTTGGAACAGATTGTTTTATGTAATGAATGCCTTTCTGATTGTCAGTAAAATAGACTACACATTCTTGTTGACTTAGGTGATAAATCACAGGTGTCTTTTCTGTTTACAATTGTTCTATAGTAgtttggtgcaatggttaagtgcttgtgttcatttctttcttttatatctcaaaagagattggcttaaaacaacttaatcttgtagattgagtcttgcctcattaacataactgccactaatcccgcttcattaacatcatagagataggatttacaacacataggtaaatcacatcagatgacaaaattgtggtaGGTCACACAGTACTGGACGTCCTGGTTTAGCCAAGTTGGCaaaattttggggggaaaaaattcaATTCATTACAGTAATTGGGACAATTATATAGATCAATTAGGCAAATAAAACAATAACTTTTGTTTGAATTACATGTAAAAAGTGAGACTATTGGCTATTCCATGTAGGGAAAAGATAAACAGGTTGAGACTCAGGAAACCTGAATTCTTGTCCTTAATCTACCACCATATGAATGTGCAATTTTGTAAATGTCTGTTTCTTTTCTTAATCTCAGTtatcctcatttgcaaaatgaaaaGAATCTACCTACTGATccagccacccacccactcacccgcCCGCACgcccgtccatccgtccgtccgtccgtccatccatccatccatcatctatcatctatctacttatttatttatagatCACATACTGCCCTCCATGTGCTTAGATTCTCAGAAAATTCTCATTATAATATATGAGTAGGTTATTACTTTGCTCAGTAGGAAACATGGTCCAACTCGTTTCAGAGACTTCTGATTTAGGAGAAATCTTACATTAGAGAATGTAATGGAACTGAAACAGAATAAGCTGGCTTTTAGTTCTAGTGCTTAGTAGTTATACAACACTGGGTGAGTGAAACAAAACATTCTGAACCTCAGCTCTCCCACCTATGAATTAGGAATAACACATTTATGGGGTTATTTGAGTTTAAATGTGAAAGTGCCTTGCAAAGACTAAATGCTCAATATatgatacaaaaaataaaaatcaaacctattgccatcaaattgttttgccttatggtgaccccatatattacagagtagaacttctgaatagggttttcttggctgtagtctttacagaagcaggtcactggGCCTATCTTCCATggagctgttgagtgggttcaaaccaccaacctttaggttagtagtcaaatgagaactgtttatgccacccagggagcgACTTAGTTTTAATAACAAATTTAAGGTggcttaaatttattttttttttagaaaaactaTTTTGACAAGGGTAGTAATGTGTTATTAGCTGACCTGAAATAAGTAAGTAAGTATATACCCATTTTCTtcgagttgattttggctcataaagaacctacaggacagaagagaactgctccatagggtttctaaggagtggctggtggatttgaactgcggacctttttgttaacatctgtagctcttaaccactgtgccaacaggaccCCAAATAAGTATAAAAGCAGTTCTAAATTCTCATTCTAAATTCTCCTAAAAGGGAAGATGGGAAATTCAGAGGAAATAGAGAGATAGGCATAGTTCAAACCCCTAAGTGTTTTTTTGAATCTAATCTTATGCCTCCATGCGTTAGGATGAGAGTCTTGTTAAAGCCTGTGTTGatacataaatattaaaaaaggatCATGCTAACTACCCAGGTAAAGTAAGTTTTTACACGAGAAATCACAAGTGATCAAGGTCAAAAGAAAGACTTGAGGCTAGAGAGGCTTGAATTAGGTCTTCAGACCTGCTCCTCATTAACCACATGTCCTGGGGTAAAAGGCCAAATCTTTTGTTGTCTCAAGTTTTCAACATGTAAAATAGAAAGAATAAGTTTCCTACTATATAtagtgttataaaaaaaaataaaagagataatCTATGTGAAGTGATttgcacagtgcctagcatataaGAATATAAGAAGCAATCAATTAATATTAGTTTTTAATCATTGCATGTAATAACAATGTTTAACCTTTACATAGAGCTTTGTAATTTATGAAACATTTTAATATCTCCTATGGGGAAAGCCGGCTTAATTTCTTCAGTCCTTTGTTTTCTCAGGACTCAGTCTGAGATTGCAAAAAAGGAAGTAGAGAAAAGAACGAAGCATGAGATGGTGATGGAGACCAGTGGAGAGCAGAGATCTTTCTGGGAGCGGGGAATGCTGAGCAACAAGATATAAAAAAGTGGGATTGACCCTACAGGGAAAAAAGTatctattataatgcaaaggtatttctgatagggatctgactgcatttgttttagcgggatttactggaaagacaattttcctgggtctgatatctctgcatattcaacagagaactcactgacccacaacagggaactgagggctgaagctccccccagaccacctagcctcctgccttaggggtctaaggagggtgacacctaccagtctgtagaggtacttgcattgggggcctaaggtacagctgcagagcccacccaccaaggtgctttaggaatagagacacacatacctcactgacacttgggggaagcctgtcaatatcctgccccctgccccggagtgtgaaccccagctgctattagaatctggtgcacacaactatcaccactacttctcaaggtggataggtgatagggtgcatcacacacttgatgaccccaaatcagattctactcaagaatagtgaatggactcaggcatatctacctggtaacagcccaaaccagctggtaataggtcataagtgagtcgagggccacaacaatcaagacagcgcaatctagtagcctatctacgtatattgaaagaaaataaaacaagataagactcagtgagcaaatatagaataaatcactacaatacctcagtgatggctcagagacagcagtcgatatcaaaccacataaagaagcagatcatgactgcttctacaaccccccaaactaaagaatcaaaatatttcccaaatgaagatacaatcctggaattatcgatacagaatataaaaaactaatttacagaatgcttcaagacatcaggaatgacctcagaaatgaaataaggaagctacagaaaaagccaaggaacacactgataaagcagttgaagaattaataaacattattcaagaacataatggaaaaattaataagctgcaagaatccctagagagacagcattcagaaatccaaaagattaacaataaaattacagaattagacaaagcaataggaagtcagaggagcagactcgagcaattagaatgcagagtgggaaatctggaggaccagggaattaacaccaatatagctggaaaaaaatcagataaacgaattaaaaaaaaaaatgaagaaacccaaagaatcctgtgggactctatcaagaaggataacttgcttgtgattggagtcccagaacagggagtgataacagaaaacacaaagagaatagttgaagatctgctggcagaaaacttccctgacatcatgaaagacgaaaggatatctattcaagatgctcatcgaaccccatttaagattgatccaaaaagaaaaacaccaagaaacattatcatcaaa comes from Elephas maximus indicus isolate mEleMax1 chromosome 14, mEleMax1 primary haplotype, whole genome shotgun sequence and encodes:
- the LOC126058231 gene encoding olfactory receptor 4A47-like yields the protein MVGNLLIIVTVGVSPTLDASMYFFLGYLSFMDAVYSTTVTPNMIIDLLYEKKTISFQDCLTQLFAEHLFGGSEILLLVVMAYDHHVTICKPLHYMMIMNQRVRVLLLLVTWVGGFVHGIAHLLFVYNLPFCGRNVIDYFCCDMYPLLKLACTDTYVIGLTVIVNDGVICVVIFMLLLISYGVIMHSLKNLSQKGRHKALPTCGSHITVVVLFFVPCIFLYVKLPSTLPIDKFLTVFCTVFTPMFNPLIYTLRNSEMKNAMKKLWTRKRK